One Salmo trutta chromosome 19, fSalTru1.1, whole genome shotgun sequence genomic window carries:
- the LOC115153925 gene encoding proheparin-binding EGF-like growth factor, giving the protein MNIYLRFAICIVYGSVSFRISSGASANTIDRHGDKSPAQLTVVSLLHNDKEVRDTQLEHDEEEYYYEHGDEDYLSGDHEMEFPKVAFSTKPKHLPVAPYTDRTREGKRKGKGKKRNPCLKKYKDFCIHGVCQYLRELREPSCICLLGYSGERCHLFSLPVTKEAEGFNRTVALAVVAVVVSFLCLAVIAILMTIRYHKQGQYNLEKEEKVKLEAVAYP; this is encoded by the exons aTGAATATTTATCTCAGATTTGcaatttgtattgtttatggATCAG TGTCTTTCAGGATATCAAGTGGTGCCTCTGCCAATACCATTGACAGGCACGGGGATAAGTCTCCTGCCCAATTAACTGTGGTCAGTCTCCTCCACAATGATAAGGAAGTAAGAGACACCCAGCTAGAACATGACGAGGAGGAGTACTATTATGAACATGGTGATGAGGACTATCTGTCTGGGGATCATGAAATGGAGTTTCCAAAAG TGGCATTTTCCACCAAGCCGAAACATCTGCCCGTGGCTCCTTATACAGACAGGACAAGGGAGGGCAAGAGAAAGGGAAAGGGTAAGAAGAGGAACCCCTGTCTAAAGAAGTATAAAGACTTCTGCATTCATGGGGTCTGCCAATACCTGAGAGAACTACGAGAGCCATCCTGCAT ATGTTTGCTTGGATACTCTGGTGAGCGGTGTCACCTTTTCAGCCTGCCAGTGACAAAGGAAGCAGAAGGCTTCAACAGGACAGTAGCACTGGCTGTGGTAGCAGTGGTTGTGTCCTTTCTGTGTCTGGCAGTCATCGCCATATTAATGACCATCAG GTATCATAAGCAAGGTCAATACAACCTTGAAAAGGAGGAGAAGGTCAAGCTTGAGGCGGTCGCATATCCTTGA